CGGTCCGGCGCCAGAAGGCGTTGCTGAAAATCGCGCCTTCCTCGCCCGCGGCCCAGGATATCGTCAAGCTCGGAAGAATATTTCTGCGATATCGGACTGATAACGCTGAGAGCATAGCGCAGCGTCCTGTGCTTAAACAATTTCCGGGGACGAGGCGTAATTTGGGCTTGACGGAAGTCCCTGTTTTTCGGCATAGATAAGACACTTGGAATTTTTATTCACCGGGAGTCCACAGGGGAAGCCCGAAAACCGGCAATACCGGAGCCCACATGAACAAGAGCGAACTGATTAAGGCACTGGCCGAGCAAAAAAAGCTCCATGTGGATGAGTCCACCAAGATCGTCAGCGCGTTCATCGATTCCATCAAGGAAGCGCTTGTGCGCGGAGACCGTGTGGAAATCCGCGGATTCGGCAGTTTCAAGATCAAAGATTACGAAGGCTATGTCGGCCGCAACCCCAAGACGGGCGACGTCGTGCACGTACATCCGAAGAAGCTGCCTTTCTTCCGTCCC
This portion of the Paucidesulfovibrio longus DSM 6739 genome encodes:
- a CDS encoding HU family DNA-binding protein — encoded protein: MNKSELIKALAEQKKLHVDESTKIVSAFIDSIKEALVRGDRVEIRGFGSFKIKDYEGYVGRNPKTGDVVHVHPKKLPFFRPGKELKEFING